A window of Thalassophryne amazonica chromosome 21, fThaAma1.1, whole genome shotgun sequence contains these coding sequences:
- the smim8 gene encoding small integral membrane protein 8: MSNPEAEKRKDRPPEKSYRSPGLRGAKTSTLFRAINPELFIKPNKPVMAFGLISITLCVGYLGYLHAMKENDQQLYEAIDGDGQRQMRRKTSRWD, encoded by the exons ATGTCGAACCCAGAGGCCGAGAAACGGAAAGACAGACCTCCAGAGAAAAGTTACCGGAGTCCCGGTCTGAGAGGAGCCAAAACCAGCACCTTATTCCGAGCCATTAATCCAGAACTGTTCATCAAACCT AATAAGCCGGTGATGGCCTTTGGACTGATCTCCATCACGCTGTGTGTGGGCTACCTGGGCTACCTGCACGCCATGAAAGAAAATGACCAGCAGCTCTACGAGGCCATTGACGGCGATGGACAGAGACAGATGAGGAGAAAGACGTCCAGGTGGGACTGA